A portion of the Thalassotalea sp. LPB0316 genome contains these proteins:
- a CDS encoding cupredoxin domain-containing protein, whose product MIIVNLIGLCLIGLIIWWFWLYKPKAATPVFDDVVIEVKDGVYSPAIIQVMANRPFVLRFNRVDATPCAESVLIPALNISEQLLLNQVTQISFDGLAKGEYSFHCQMMMYQGVIKVI is encoded by the coding sequence ATGATAATCGTAAACTTAATTGGGTTGTGCTTGATCGGGCTGATAATTTGGTGGTTTTGGTTGTATAAACCAAAAGCCGCAACGCCTGTATTTGATGATGTAGTGATAGAGGTTAAAGACGGGGTGTATTCGCCCGCTATTATCCAAGTGATGGCTAACCGGCCTTTTGTTTTGCGCTTTAATCGAGTTGATGCAACACCGTGTGCTGAAAGTGTATTGATACCAGCATTAAATATCAGTGAGCAACTCCTCCTCAATCAAGTGACGCAGATCTCGTTTGATGGTTTGGCAAAAGGTGAGTATTCGTTTCATTGCCAAATGATGATGTATCAAGGGGTCATTAAAGTCATTTAA